The DNA sequence TTTGACGATTATGCATCATTTAGTTTCGCTGCCAGGGCAAAACTCAGGCTTCGCCTTCAAACAGTTGCCCTGGCGGGCGCTTCGCTGCGATGGCAGAGCCCCCCTCCCCGAAAAAATCTTTGATTCGCCCTTCACGAAGCCAATTTTCAGTTTTTCAAAGGTCTCTATTTTCCTTTTCCTATGACCTATGACTTACGACTTACGACTTGTTTCCTACGACCTCGGAACTACATGATTCCTCACCCACTCCACAATTGTCGCAAGGGGGGCACCAGGGGTGAAAATCGCTTTAAGACCGGCATTGTAGAGCATCTTAAAATCCTCGTCGGGAATGATGCCCCCTCCAATCACAATAATATCCTCGGCTCCCTGTTCCCTTAGCAATTCCACAACCTTGGGAAACAGGTGCCGGTGGGCGCCGGAAAGACAACTGAGACCAACCAGATCTACATCTTCCTGCATTGCCGCGGTAGCAATCTGCTCTGGGCTCTGGTGGCAACCTGTGTAAATAACCTCAAAACCTGCCTCACGAAAACATCTGGCCAGCACCCTGGCGCCACGGTCGTGGCCGTCAAGACCTGGTTTCGCCACCATGACACGAATTTTCCTCTGGGCCATGCCTCCCTCCCTTGTAACTACTCAGGCACAAAGAGGCAAAGGCACATAGGCACAAAGTTGCAGGAATACGATCGGAATGTAGGACACAACCAGATACCGCTTTGTAAACATCTTATAGGAACTTAAGCAACTCATTCTCTTCAGATCTCTCGACTTTGTGCCTTTGGTGCTTTGTGCCTTTGTGCCTGTTTAATAATATCCAGGGTCGCGGTACTCGCCGTAAGCTTCCCGATACACGTCGCATATCTCCTGGACAGTGGCCAGATTTTTAACGGCTTCAATACAGTAAGGCATAACGTTATTCTCTTTTTTGCAGGCATTTCTCAGGTCGTCAAGACTTCTGCGGACGGCCTGATGGCTACGCTTTCTGCGGACGGCATTTAATCTTTCGATCTGTTCCATCTCAACGCTATCATCTATTCCCACACGGGGAATCACCTGATCTCTGGCTGTCGTGTATTTATTGACGCCCACCATGATCTTTTCACTCGCTTCGAGCTGCCTCTGGAAGGCATATGCCGCATCGGCGATCTCTGTTTGAGGAAACCCTTTTTCAATAGCCGCCACCATACCCCCCATGTCATCAATCTTATGGATATATTCCCAGGCCGCCTCTTCCATTTTATTGGTCAGGGATTCTATAAAATACGATCCGGCCAGGGGGTCAATAGTATTGGCAACACCGGTTTCTTCCGCAATGATCTGCTGGGTTCTCAACGCTATTTCCACGGCCTGTTCCGAGGGGAGACACAAAACCTCATCGAGGGAATTGGTATGCAGGGACTGGGTGCCTCCTAATACGGCTGCCAGGGCTTCGATTGCCGTCCTGACAACATTGTTGTACGGCTGCTGGGCTGTCAGCGAACACCCCGCCGTCTGGGTGTGAAAGCGCATCCACCATGATCTCGGATTTTTGGCTTTAAAACGGTCACGCATGATCCTGGCCCACATCCTTCTGGCGGCCCGCATTTTGCAGATTTCCTCAAAGAAATCTATATGGGAATTGAAGAAAAACGATAGCCTCTGGGCAAAGTCATCCACATCAAGACCCTTGCGCCGGATGACATCTTCGACATATTCTATGCCGTTACGGAGGGTGAAGGCAAGTTCCTGAACTGCCGTGGAACCGGCTTCCCGGATATGATAACCGCTGATGCTGATCGTATTCCACCTGGGAACATATTTCGCCCCAAATTCCACAGTGTCACTGATAAGTTTTACCGACGGTTCGGGGGGACACATCAGGGTCTTCTGGGCAATAAATTCCTTGAGCATGTCATTCTGGATAGTGCCACCGATTTTGGAAAGTGGAACACCTCTGAGTTCAGCCACAGCACAGTACATTGCCCAGAGCACCGTGGCCGGCGGATTGATGGTCATCGAGGTGGTTGCCTGCTCCATGGGAATCCTGTCCATCAGGGTAAGAAAATCTTCGAGTGTGTCAATGGCAACGCCGCACTTGCCGCATTCGCCGCGGGCCTTGGGGGAATCGCTGTCATAACCCATAAGAGTTGGAAAATCGAAGGCCGTGCTGAGACCTGTCTGGCCTTCTCTCAGCAGGAGGCGCCAGCGCCTGTTGGTGTCTCTGGCGGTGCCCATGCCGGAAAACATCCGGAATGTCCAGTGCCTTCCCCGATAGCCAGTGGCCTGATTACCGCGCAGGAAGGGAAATTCCCCGGGAACACCGATGTCCCGGGCAAAATCCATATCCTTGATGTCTTCCGGGGTATAGAGCCTTTTGATTTCGAGGTCTGATACCGTGGACCAGCGGGCTTTCTGATCCGGTACTGTGCTCACAATTTTCCTCACCTCGTCCTCCCACTTTTTCATGATCTCTCTAGATTGATCCAGCAATTCCTCTGTGAAGTACATGTTATTCACCTCTATTCCTGAAAATATTCAACCCGTGCGGTTAGATTTGATCTTGTAATTTCAGTTACTTTTTCACCGCCGCGCTCAAGACACAGAGGTCGCAGAGGAAAAATATTATTTCTTTTCTGCTGAGAGGGCAGAAAAGAAATAATCTCAATCGCGATTTCATCGGAATGGTTAAAGATAGGGGGAGATCGAATATACTTTAGCATTCCTTTATATGCCGTGAGGCTTGAGTTTGTTGTTTTCCGTCCCTCTCAACGGAAAACAACAAAGAAGTAATCCCTGCGTACTCTGCGCCTTTGCGGTGAAAAAGCCTAAACGCACAGCTCAAAAATATCGCAATTAGTATCTCAAAACTGTTACCTTGTCAAGTCATATGACTGCTTGTTTTTTTGTCTTGACGATAACTCTTTTATCCGCTATCTTACAGGGGTAACCAGGTAAAATAAACATAGAATTAAGAGGTAATAGATGCCGGAAGAAAAAAGGCAAAGGCTGACGAAAGCCGAAGGGTTGGAAAGGGAGAGGGAAGCCAACCTGAAACACTGGGAGGAACAGGATGCCATCGTGATGAAGCATCGGGAAGAGGCTTACGACATCGGTGGCGCTGCGCAGGTGGAACGTCTGACCCGACAGGGTAAAAAACCGATGCGTGAGCTGATCGAGATGCTGATTGATCCAGGGACAGAGTTCTTTGAACTTGGCATTGATGCCGGTTACGACATCAGCAAGAAGAAACTTTACGGCGGAGAGGTTTACGAAGAGGAGAAGCGCGGCCATATCCCCGGCGGTGGTGTTATTACCGGTGTCGGTGTAGTGCGGGGTAAGGATTGTATGATTATTGCCAATGAGAATCGCTATGCCGCAGGGACCTATTTCCCCATTACCTTGAAGAAGCACATGCGCGCCCAGGAGATTGCCGAACAATGCGGACTTCCCTGTATCTATATCGCCGATTCCGGTGGTATTAACCTCCCGTTGCAGGTAGGCTGTTTTGCCGACGATGGCCACTTCGGGAGCATGTTCTATAACATGTGCCGCATGTCTGCCAGGGGGATCAAGCAGTACACCCTTTCCACCGGCGGGAACACCGCGGGAGGCGCCTACATTGTGTATTTAGCATCCGAATCAATCATGATCGAAAAGCTGGCCTATGCCTTTCTGGCCGGTCCCCCCATGGTAAAATCGGCCATCGGGGAGACCGTTTCCATGGAAGATTTAGGTGGCGCCTATGTTCATACCCAGCACTCCGGCGGTTGCGATCATTTTGTGAAAAGCCAGGAAGAGGGAATTGCCAAGCTTCGTGAAATGATGGACTTTGAACCCCCTCAGAAACTTTATATTGACCGGAGAGAGACTAAGGAGGCGAAGTGCGATTACAAAGAAATGATGCGCTGCACACCCATAGATACGTATCGTTATATCAACATCAAAAATACGATCAAATGCCTCGCCGATGACGGCTACTTTCATGAGTACAAATCGTCCTATGGCCCCGGGCGCGGGGAATCCATTGTTTGCGGGAAGATGTGGCTGAAAGGAATCCCCGTAGGAGTTATCGCCTCCAATGCCAGTGGGATCATCTATATCGAGGCAGCGAGAAAGGCCACGGAGTGGATGATCCGTTGCGGCAACTCAAAGATACCCGTTCTCTTCCTCCAGGGTTCACCC is a window from the Syntrophales bacterium genome containing:
- a CDS encoding cobalamin B12-binding domain-containing protein — translated: MAQRKIRVMVAKPGLDGHDRGARVLARCFREAGFEVIYTGCHQSPEQIATAAMQEDVDLVGLSCLSGAHRHLFPKVVELLREQGAEDIIVIGGGIIPDEDFKMLYNAGLKAIFTPGAPLATIVEWVRNHVVPRS
- a CDS encoding methylmalonyl-CoA mutase family protein, yielding MYFTEELLDQSREIMKKWEDEVRKIVSTVPDQKARWSTVSDLEIKRLYTPEDIKDMDFARDIGVPGEFPFLRGNQATGYRGRHWTFRMFSGMGTARDTNRRWRLLLREGQTGLSTAFDFPTLMGYDSDSPKARGECGKCGVAIDTLEDFLTLMDRIPMEQATTSMTINPPATVLWAMYCAVAELRGVPLSKIGGTIQNDMLKEFIAQKTLMCPPEPSVKLISDTVEFGAKYVPRWNTISISGYHIREAGSTAVQELAFTLRNGIEYVEDVIRRKGLDVDDFAQRLSFFFNSHIDFFEEICKMRAARRMWARIMRDRFKAKNPRSWWMRFHTQTAGCSLTAQQPYNNVVRTAIEALAAVLGGTQSLHTNSLDEVLCLPSEQAVEIALRTQQIIAEETGVANTIDPLAGSYFIESLTNKMEEAAWEYIHKIDDMGGMVAAIEKGFPQTEIADAAYAFQRQLEASEKIMVGVNKYTTARDQVIPRVGIDDSVEMEQIERLNAVRRKRSHQAVRRSLDDLRNACKKENNVMPYCIEAVKNLATVQEICDVYREAYGEYRDPGYY
- a CDS encoding carboxyl transferase domain-containing protein, yielding MPEEKRQRLTKAEGLEREREANLKHWEEQDAIVMKHREEAYDIGGAAQVERLTRQGKKPMRELIEMLIDPGTEFFELGIDAGYDISKKKLYGGEVYEEEKRGHIPGGGVITGVGVVRGKDCMIIANENRYAAGTYFPITLKKHMRAQEIAEQCGLPCIYIADSGGINLPLQVGCFADDGHFGSMFYNMCRMSARGIKQYTLSTGGNTAGGAYIVYLASESIMIEKLAYAFLAGPPMVKSAIGETVSMEDLGGAYVHTQHSGGCDHFVKSQEEGIAKLREMMDFEPPQKLYIDRRETKEAKCDYKEMMRCTPIDTYRYINIKNTIKCLADDGYFHEYKSSYGPGRGESIVCGKMWLKGIPVGVIASNASGIIYIEAARKATEWMIRCGNSKIPVLFLQGSPGYMVGKAEEWGGIGKYGADMVRTCSCLEVPKVTYVIGPDHGAANYGMCGRAFKPRFAFTNMRGRTTVMSGETAGFILETVRRKNVEDKGGAVDEEEMARFRQMMRDRYDDEGHPFYTGSLLFHDGVIAFSEARDKLARAFEIALHVPMKESIWGDMKV